A stretch of the Vitis riparia cultivar Riparia Gloire de Montpellier isolate 1030 chromosome 13, EGFV_Vit.rip_1.0, whole genome shotgun sequence genome encodes the following:
- the LOC117927473 gene encoding uncharacterized protein LOC117927473 isoform X2, which yields MAALGLRQPQFSEDLAWLPAWLQHPPADPFSEHTKEPQTPSEQVVKDQGFLQWNIAEGEDGNLLLREEGRYNSCHLFLSGEDNSPITSAPVSANVLHFCLHLSADGNSQSTPSPFADISQEVRPESNNVILTRQVETLAAPVEKASQSKLERTAGVVKLLPLTSSPTTLENASPQSVTSNNDSKRMYEEKPSIRCLKVAEVDDAVELSIAASEALVIHELLKSESPSEAFPAAAVLEVALRVKQARLEMLEDSVHHPIEEVDFLSDLVDSAMEDVFEDVGLFDVGSHDQCSGGSIMSRVEDTPISGNHCGFDDKSKHVDPGAQNVDSDDISIQNRPEEILDVDIGLRNLPLESLYCEGQDNLSDDPAFGLNATCVASPNNPMLHQSVQENANIKAFDQIRREVGMSMVGITSFQHQVDVDSPPIAWNPVNGEGEGTYLVPDRFRSRWFGGWTGKEVGASVLMKQANPKSIPKLFVGETSFLSESADVAPDENSFVPKNETSSKLASQSSIPFEGLCDKANEEILLSQVQSSSLSLVDPLCSVVPCSISLENDGSAIDQNQNDKEVDAGNCFSPTLEVGKGDMMQRASGLDVNFFHAEGQDVPIIDGKGSGDTIRRQLTSLKSYSRLLSSHGAFSKRVNTYCNRSFPVDCNWKFLSSRPKMDQFRSFGKSDSPGIFPCISSGRSDFTELLPFTSMSKYAISRDYEYNHDTSVIRDPVTSLTNEKGNCDEPTNTGPSLQVHMPKKGNSPLILNQRMHYQLQASKHFINNSSGEENSKGTAVPDIIVGIQQSENLEMPQPEFHNVHSTQVQIRKRVRFSEANVQHPQNKNVHNIQTAYKTRSTSRAFKRLKSSNPGLDSRTHKVKWYMTNCCINEKLIFQGLEFLLTGFSSCKEKEIEGLIRKYGGIVLPDIPSPSNSRRKRNSNFNQKHLPIVLCSKKLQTTKFLYGCAVNTFMLKVDWLNNSVAAGSVLPPGNTIRI from the exons GATCAGGGATTTCTTCAATGGAATATTGCTGAAGGAGAAGATGGGAATTTGTTATTGAGGGAAGAAGGTAGATATAACAGTTGTCATTTATTCTTATCTGGAGAAGACAACTCACCAATAACCTCTGCACCAGTTTCCGCAAAT GTGCTGCATTTTTGTCTACATCTGTCGGCAGATGGTAATTCACAGAGCACACCAAGTCCGTTTGCAGATATCTCCCAAGAAGTCAGGCCAGAATCGAATAATGTTATATTAACTAGACAAGTTGAAACTTTGGCTGCACCAGTAGAGAAGGCCAGTCAATCCAAGTTGGAACGTACCGCTGGAGTAGTAAAGTTACTGCCTCTAACGTCCAGCCCTACAACATTGGAGAATGCTAGCCCTCAATCTGTCACCAGTAATAATGATAGCAAGAGAATGtatgaagaaaaaccaagtatCAGGTGCCTTAAAGTTGCTGAAGTAGATGATGCAGTTGAACTCTCTATTGCAGCATCTGAAGCATTGGTCATACATGAATTACTAAAGAGCGAGTCTCCTTCAGAAGCTTTCCCAGCAGCGGCTGTACTTGAGGTTGCCCTTCGGGTTAAGCAAGCACGGTTGGAAATGTTGGAAGATTCTGTCCATCACCCAATTGAGGAAGTTGATTTTCTGTCAGATTTGGTTGACTCTGCTATGGAAGATGTATTTGAAGATGTTGGGTTATTTGATGTTGGCTCTCATGATCAGTGTTCAGGTGGTTCAATTATGTCTAGAGTTGAAGACACTCCAATCTCAGGAAATCATTGTGGCTTTGATGATAAATCTAAACATGTGGATCCTGGGGCTCAGAATGTTGACTCTGATGACATTTCAATACAAAACCGGCCAGAAGAAATTTTGGATGTTGATATAGGACTAAGGAACTTACCATTAGAATCTCTCTATTGTGAGGGACAAGATAATCTTTCTGATGATCCAGCTTTTGGTTTGAATGCCACATGTGTTGCAAGCCCCAATAATCCCATGTTGCACCAATCTGTCCAAGAAAATGCAAATATTAAAGCATTTGACCAAATACGGAGG GAAGTTGGCATGTCCATGGTGGGTATAACTTCATTTCAGCATCAAGTTGATGTAGACTCTCCTCCAATTGCTTGGAATCCAGTAAATGGGG AGGGAGAAGGTACTTATTTGGTTCCAGACAGATTCAGAAGTCGCTGGTTTGGTGGCTGGACAGGAAAG GAAGTAGGTGCTTCTGTACTCATGAAACAAGCTAACCCTAAAAGCATCCCAAAGCTTTTTGTTGGGGAAACAAGTTTTCTATCAGAATCTGCAGACGTAGCCCCAGATGAAAACTCCTTTGTGCCGAAAAATGAAACAAGCTCCAAGTTAGCTTCACAGTCCAGCATACCATTTGAAGGTTTATGTGACAAAGCTAATGAGGAAATACTTCTTTCTCAAGTGCAATCTTCTAGTTTATCCTTGGTAGATCCTCTTTGTTCTGTTGTTCCATGCAGTATTTCTTTAGAAAATGATGGTTCGGCTATAGATCAGAATCAGAATGATAAAGAAGTTGATGCTGGAAACTGTTTCAGTCCCACATTAGAAGTTGGGAAGGGGGATATGATGCAAAGGGCTTCAGGTCTCgatgttaatttttttcatgcagAAGGGCAAGATGTACCCATCATCGATGGAAAAGGTTCTGGAGACACCATTCGAAGGCAGTTAACCTCACTTAAGTCCTATAGTAGGCTCTTATCTAGCCATGGTGCCTTTTCAAAGAGGGTAAACACATACTGCAACCGTTCATTCCCAGTAGACTGCAATTGGAAATTTCTTTCCTCTAGGCCAAAAATGGACCAATTCAGATCTTTTGGTAAAAGTGATTCCCCAGGAATCTTTCCTTGCATTTCTTCTGGTAGAAGTGATTTCACAGAACTCCTTCCTTTCACTTCCATGTCAAAGTATGCTATCAGTAGAGATTATGAATATAATCATGATACTTCTGTTATAAGGGATCCAGTCACTTCATTaacaaatgaaaaaggaaattgtGATGAGCCTACAAATACTGGGCCTTCGCTTCAGGTTCATATGCCAAAAAAAGGGAACTCACCTCTTATTTTAAACCAAAGGATGCACTACCAGCTTCAGGCCTCTAAACATTTTATAAACAATTCCAGTGgggaagaaaattcaaaagggaCTGCAGTACCAGATATAATAGTTGGGATTCAGCAGAGCGAAAACCTTGAAATGCCACAACCTGAATTTCACAATGTCCACAGTACTCAAGTTCAAATAAGAAAGCGGGTTCGTTTCTCAGAAGCTAATGTCCAGCATCCACAGAACAAGAACGTCCACAACATACAAACTGCTTATAAGACTC GTTCAACTTCCAGAGCTTTTAAAAGGTTGAAAAGTTCTAACCCTGGCTTAGACTCTAGAACTCACAAAGTGAAATGGTATATGACAAATTGCTGCATCAATGAGAAATTGATATTTCAAGGTCTAGAGTTCTTGCTCACAGGATTTTCTAGttgcaaggaaaaagaaattgaaggattGATAAGGAAATATGGTGGTATTGTTCTCCCTGATATTCCATCTCCTTCAAATTCAAGGAGAAAGAGAAACTCAAACTTTAATCAAAAGCATCTTCCCATCGTTCTATGTTCAAAGAAG CTTCAAACCACCAAATTCTTATATGGATGTGCAGTGAATACCTTCATGCTTAAAGTTGATTGGCTTAATAACTCAGTTGCAGCAGGTTCTGTATTGCCACCTGGGAA TACTATAAGAATTTAG